Proteins from one Arthrobacter sp. DNA4 genomic window:
- a CDS encoding IS110 family transposase, with protein MTRTPATSDADEAPTPVFAGVDTHKELHVAAVIDAGETVLGTRSFPTTRTGYRAMLAWIGEFGDLARIGVEGTGSYGAGLTRHLAKAGVMILEVDRPDRSDRRRKGKDDDLDAINAARAALHGKRTSIPKSKDGAVEALRVLRVTRAHAVRERRSTLQLLRMSIVSAPEVLRDQVRHLTRMQLIRTLAAWRPDVSNATDPVTAYRVSMKSLARRYLELTDEITDLDELINPIVEALAPKLLERVGIGIEVAGQFLVTAGDNPERMKSEAAFAMLCGVSPLPASSGMTQRHRLNRGGDRQANRALHLAVISRIRIDPRTQAYVAKKTAEGHSKMEIIRCLKRYLAHEVYFVLNPGRQHIVPNTRRHRNAA; from the coding sequence ATGACCAGAACTCCCGCAACCAGCGACGCGGACGAGGCACCGACACCTGTCTTCGCCGGCGTCGACACACACAAAGAACTCCACGTCGCCGCCGTCATCGACGCGGGAGAAACAGTGTTGGGCACCAGGAGCTTCCCAACAACACGCACCGGCTACCGGGCGATGCTCGCCTGGATCGGTGAGTTCGGTGACCTGGCCCGGATCGGAGTCGAAGGCACCGGATCCTACGGTGCCGGCCTGACCCGACACCTCGCCAAAGCCGGCGTCATGATCCTGGAGGTCGACCGGCCTGACCGCTCCGATCGCCGCCGCAAAGGCAAGGACGACGATCTGGACGCGATCAATGCAGCCCGCGCCGCACTGCATGGTAAGCGCACCAGCATCCCAAAAAGCAAGGACGGAGCCGTCGAAGCCCTGCGCGTGCTGCGCGTCACCCGCGCCCACGCGGTCCGGGAGCGCCGCAGCACCCTGCAGCTCCTTCGGATGTCGATCGTCTCCGCTCCGGAGGTACTTCGCGACCAAGTCCGCCACCTGACCCGGATGCAGCTCATTCGTACCCTGGCTGCATGGCGGCCTGACGTATCAAACGCGACCGACCCCGTCACCGCATACCGGGTCTCGATGAAGTCCCTGGCCCGCCGCTACCTGGAACTCACCGACGAGATAACCGATCTGGACGAGCTCATCAACCCCATCGTCGAAGCCCTCGCACCCAAACTCCTCGAACGCGTCGGAATCGGCATTGAAGTCGCCGGACAGTTCCTCGTGACGGCCGGTGACAACCCCGAACGGATGAAATCCGAAGCCGCATTCGCAATGCTCTGCGGCGTTTCACCGCTGCCCGCGTCCTCTGGAATGACACAACGGCACCGACTCAACCGCGGCGGCGACCGCCAAGCCAACCGCGCCCTGCACCTCGCGGTTATCAGCCGGATAAGGATCGACCCAAGAACGCAGGCATACGTGGCGAAAAAGACCGCCGAGGGGCACTCTAAGATGGAGATCATCCGCTGCCTGAAGCGGTACCTCGCCCACGAGGTCTACTTCGTTCTCAACCCCGGCCGCCAGCACATCGTCCCGAACACCAGACGACACCGAAACGCCGCTTGA
- a CDS encoding bacterial transcriptional activator domain-containing protein, translating into MNDGPVLSLSGSVDVDLHRLSSRIRAARESPMMVQDDLLVLRACRHASLLPGWYEDWALFEQERLRQDLLHALTVISRKCLVAGDLERGVQAAEAALEIEPLYEEAVRELIAAELNRGNTFAALRTYERFRWRLEEELGLVPSESIRALIADKTRGRPVPVRGN; encoded by the coding sequence GTGAATGACGGCCCGGTGCTGTCCCTCAGCGGCAGTGTTGATGTTGACCTCCACAGGCTTAGCTCCCGTATCAGGGCTGCAAGGGAAAGCCCGATGATGGTACAGGATGATCTTCTTGTGTTGCGCGCATGCCGCCACGCCAGCCTGCTTCCGGGCTGGTACGAGGACTGGGCACTGTTCGAGCAGGAGCGGCTGCGGCAGGACCTCCTTCATGCTTTGACGGTAATTTCCCGGAAGTGCCTGGTTGCTGGAGATTTAGAAAGGGGCGTACAGGCAGCTGAAGCAGCGTTGGAAATCGAGCCCCTTTACGAGGAAGCCGTTCGGGAGTTAATCGCCGCCGAGCTAAACCGGGGCAACACCTTCGCCGCGCTTCGAACTTACGAGCGCTTTCGCTGGCGCTTGGAAGAGGAACTGGGCCTCGTGCCATCCGAATCCATACGCGCTCTTATTGCTGACAAGACTCGGGGACGGCCAGTCCCAGTAAGGGGGAATTAG
- a CDS encoding IS3 family transposase: MTSRFRSCCRQQLRSTFFYHQARIQGADPQESIKAAVREIFEKNHGRYGHRRVHTEMVKQGWTVAKKTVLKLMRSLALVCKVRRKKRYNSYQGEQGRVAPNVLNREFEADAPNRKWVTDVTEFSVGDRKLYLSPVMDLFDRQIISYSISPSPTLELTNSSLRQALACLEEGQQPLVHSDSETVRTGIPGRSLTRTVMDATGYWCRVRPRGS; this comes from the coding sequence TTCCCGCTTCCGGTCCTGCTGCAGGCAGCAGCTCAGGTCCACGTTTTTCTATCATCAGGCGCGCATCCAGGGCGCTGATCCGCAGGAGTCCATCAAGGCCGCTGTCAGGGAAATTTTCGAGAAGAACCATGGCCGGTACGGGCACCGGCGAGTCCACACCGAGATGGTCAAGCAAGGGTGGACGGTCGCGAAAAAGACCGTTCTGAAGCTCATGCGGTCCCTGGCCCTGGTGTGCAAGGTCCGGCGGAAGAAGCGTTACAACTCCTACCAGGGCGAGCAGGGCCGGGTTGCTCCGAACGTGTTGAACCGGGAATTCGAGGCTGATGCCCCGAACCGGAAGTGGGTAACGGATGTGACGGAGTTCAGCGTGGGCGACCGTAAGCTCTATCTCTCGCCGGTCATGGATCTTTTCGACCGGCAGATCATCTCCTACTCGATCAGCCCGTCTCCAACTCTGGAACTCACCAACAGTTCGCTGCGCCAGGCCCTTGCCTGCCTTGAGGAAGGTCAGCAGCCGCTCGTGCATTCGGACAGTGAGACTGTCCGTACCGGTATTCCCGGACGGTCCTTGACTCGCACAGTGATGGATGCGACAGGATACTGGTGCCGAGTGCGCCCCCGGGGTTCTTGA
- a CDS encoding ROK family protein, translating into MEAFNGPLVSTRREDSSRVAPVIGVYLSGHEALGVITGPKELLPKGGGRTKALIADKSVSGVVAATDTVVKGLVSRIPNGNRHGVEIGVALSGHLDPSTGRVVHSSDFRERERSWFDVPLSMRVAESTGFPTHLINDANALAIDSHYTARQGMSNFASVLVGEFGLGCGLIVNGNLVLGENGVSGEIGHIPVALGQPQLCRCGGSYCLERIVTRAAIEAKLADVFATEEPDPEVIGAAGLKIYEDAGHALGIALVVLINLLNPSAIAIHAPDDLLDVPAFIEEAQTTAKRCSFSNVGASCNIFTRRLEPIGIARGAAVYVQSLRQPVDA; encoded by the coding sequence ATGGAGGCATTCAATGGACCTCTGGTCTCGACCCGCCGAGAGGACAGCTCCCGCGTGGCACCAGTCATTGGTGTCTACCTCTCAGGGCACGAGGCGCTCGGCGTGATCACCGGCCCCAAGGAACTTCTGCCGAAGGGTGGCGGGCGCACTAAAGCTCTGATTGCAGACAAAAGCGTCTCAGGAGTTGTAGCTGCGACTGACACCGTGGTGAAGGGGCTTGTGTCTCGTATCCCAAATGGAAATCGACACGGTGTCGAAATCGGTGTAGCCCTGAGTGGTCATCTCGATCCATCGACTGGCAGAGTAGTGCATTCGAGCGACTTTCGAGAGCGGGAGCGTTCCTGGTTTGACGTTCCGCTGTCCATGCGAGTAGCCGAGAGCACGGGCTTCCCTACGCATTTGATCAATGACGCAAATGCCTTGGCCATAGACAGCCATTACACCGCTCGGCAAGGGATGAGCAATTTTGCGTCAGTTCTCGTAGGGGAGTTTGGACTCGGGTGCGGCCTCATTGTAAATGGGAACCTAGTTTTGGGGGAAAACGGTGTATCCGGAGAAATCGGACATATTCCAGTAGCGTTGGGTCAGCCGCAGCTTTGCCGGTGCGGCGGCAGTTATTGCCTCGAGCGGATTGTAACTAGGGCGGCAATTGAGGCCAAACTGGCCGACGTCTTCGCGACTGAGGAACCGGACCCGGAGGTGATCGGAGCCGCAGGCCTAAAGATATACGAGGATGCCGGTCATGCACTTGGGATCGCGCTAGTGGTCCTGATCAACCTCCTAAACCCAAGCGCCATAGCCATACACGCGCCTGACGATCTCCTCGACGTACCGGCATTCATAGAGGAAGCCCAGACGACTGCGAAGCGCTGCTCGTTCTCGAATGTGGGAGCCTCCTGCAACATCTTCACCCGCCGCCTGGAACCTATCGGCATCGCCCGAGGCGCGGCTGTCTATGTTCAGTCGCTCCGGCAACCTGTAGATGCGTAA